From Pongo pygmaeus isolate AG05252 chromosome 1, NHGRI_mPonPyg2-v2.0_pri, whole genome shotgun sequence, one genomic window encodes:
- the CD160 gene encoding CD160 antigen isoform X2, translating to MLLEPGRGCCALAILLAIVDIQSGGCINITSSASQEGTRLNLICTVWHKKEEAEGFVVFLCKDRSGDCSPETSLKQLRLKRDPGIDGVGEISSQLIFTISQVTPSHSGTYQCCARSQKSGIRLQGHFFSILFTETGNYTVTGLKQRQHLEFSHNEGTLSSGFLQEKVWVMLVTSLVALQAS from the exons ATGCTGTTGGAACCCGGCAGAGGCTGCTGCGCCCTGGCCATCCTGCTGGCAATTGTGGACATCCAGTCTGGTG gaTGCATTAACATCACCAGCTCAGCTTCCCAGGAAGGAACACGACTAAACTTAATCTGTACTGTGTGGCATAAGAAAGAAGAGGCTGAGGGATTTGTAGTGTTTTTGTGCAAGGACAGGTCTGGAGACTGTTCTCCTGAGACCAGTTTAAAACAGCTCAGACTTAAAAGGGATCCTGGGATAGATGGTGTTGGCGAAATATCATCTCAGTTGATTTTCACCATAAGCCAAGTCACACCGTCGCACAGTGGGACTTACCAGTGTTGTGCCAGAAGCCAGAAGTCAGGTATCCGCCTTCAGGGCCAttttttctccattctattcACAG AGACAGGGAACTACACAGTGACGGGATTGAAACAAAGACAACACCTTGAGTTCAGCCATAATGAAGGCACTCTCAGTTCAGGCTTCCTACAAGAAAAGGTCTGGGTAATGCTGGTCACCAGCCTTGTGGCCCTTCAAG CTTCGTAA
- the CD160 gene encoding CD160 antigen isoform X1 encodes MLLEPGRGCCALAILLAIVDIQSGGCINITSSASQEGTRLNLICTVWHKKEEAEGFVVFLCKDRSGDCSPETSLKQLRLKRDPGIDGVGEISSQLIFTISQVTPSHSGTYQCCARSQKSGIRLQGHFFSILFTETGNYTVTGLKQRQHLEFSHNEGTLSSGFLQEKVWVMLVTSLVALQGMSKRAISTPNNEGAIIFLPPWLFSRRRRLERKSRGREKCYSSPGYPQESSNQFH; translated from the exons ATGCTGTTGGAACCCGGCAGAGGCTGCTGCGCCCTGGCCATCCTGCTGGCAATTGTGGACATCCAGTCTGGTG gaTGCATTAACATCACCAGCTCAGCTTCCCAGGAAGGAACACGACTAAACTTAATCTGTACTGTGTGGCATAAGAAAGAAGAGGCTGAGGGATTTGTAGTGTTTTTGTGCAAGGACAGGTCTGGAGACTGTTCTCCTGAGACCAGTTTAAAACAGCTCAGACTTAAAAGGGATCCTGGGATAGATGGTGTTGGCGAAATATCATCTCAGTTGATTTTCACCATAAGCCAAGTCACACCGTCGCACAGTGGGACTTACCAGTGTTGTGCCAGAAGCCAGAAGTCAGGTATCCGCCTTCAGGGCCAttttttctccattctattcACAG AGACAGGGAACTACACAGTGACGGGATTGAAACAAAGACAACACCTTGAGTTCAGCCATAATGAAGGCACTCTCAGTTCAGGCTTCCTACAAGAAAAGGTCTGGGTAATGCTGGTCACCAGCCTTGTGGCCCTTCAAGGTATGTCCAAAAGAGCCATAAGCACCCCAAACAATGAGGGTGCTATTATATTTCTGCCACCTTGGTTATTCTCCAGGAGGAGAAGGTTGGAAAGGAAGtccagagggagagaaaaatgttACTCAAGCCCTGGCTATCCACAGGAAAGTTCAAACCAGTTTCACTGA